The Streptomyces sp. NBC_00335 DNA window GTACAACAAGTCGTGTCCGAGCAGACGACCATCCACATCGCCGGGACCTGGCGTTCCGCGGTATCAGGAGCCACCCGAGAGGTCCTCGACCCGGCGGATGCCACGGTCCTCGCCGTCGTCGCCGAGGGCGGCACCGCGGACACCGACGCGGCCGTCAGCGCCGCCCGCGCGGCCTTCGACGGCGGGGAGTGGCCCCAGACCCCCGTCCTGGAGCGCGCCGCCCTGCTGCGCCGCACCGCCGACCTGCTCCACCGCGACCGCGAAAGCCTCGGGCTGCTGGAGAGCCGCGACGCGGGCAAGACCCTGGAAGAGGGCCGCGTGGACGTGGACTGCGTCGCCGACGCCTTCCGCTACTTCGCCGACCTCGTCGCCGGAGAGAGCGCGGGCCGCGTGATCGACGCCGGCACCCCCGACGTCCACAGCGTCGTCGTCCACGAGCCCGTCGGGGTCTGCGCCCTGATCACCCCGTGGAACTACCCCCTCCTCCAGGCCTCCTGGAAGATCGCTCCCGCCCTCGCCGCGGGCAACACCTTCGTGCTCAAGCCCAGCGAGATCACCCCGCTGTCCACGGTCGCCCTCATCGGCCTGCTGGTGGAGGCAGGTCTCCCGGCCGGCGTCGCGAACCTGGTCACCGGCCCCGGCGACCCCGTCGGCGCGCGCCTCGCCGCCCACCCCGACGTCGACCTCGTCTCCTTCACCGGCGGTCTCACCAGCGGTACGAAGGTGATGCGTGCGGCCGCAGACTCCGTCAAGAAGGTCGCACTCGAACTCGGCGGCAAGAACCCCAACGTCGTCTTCGCCGACGCCTGCGCCACCGAGGAAGGCTTCGACACCGCCGTCGACCAGGCCCTCAACGCCGCCTTCATGCACAGCGGCCAGGTCTGCTCCGCCGGCTCCCGGCTCATCGTCGAGGAGAGCGTCGCCGAGCGCTTCGTCGCCGAACTCGCCCGCCGGGCCGACCGGATCCGCCTCGGCCGCGGCACCGACCCGGGCGTGGAATGCGGGCCGCTGGTGTCCGCCGCCCAACGCGAACGCACCGAGGAGTACGTGGCCTCCGCCCTCGCCGAGGGAGCCGTACTGCGCTCCGGGGGCGAACGCCCCGACGGGCCCGGCTACTTCTACCGGCCGACGGTCCTGGACCGCTGCCACCGCGGGATGCGCGTCGTACGGGAGGAGGTCTTCGGGCCGGTCCTGACCGTCGAGACCTTCCGTACCGAGGCCGAAGCCGTCGCGCTCGCCAACGACACCGAGTACGGGCTCGCCGGCGCGGTGTGGACCTCCGACCCGGGCCGCGGGCGCCGCGTGGCCGGCCGGCTGCGCCACGGCACCGTCTGGATCAACGACTTCCACCCCTACCTCCCGCAGGCGGAGTGGGGCGGCTTCGGCAAGTCCGGCATCGGACGCGAACTGGGCCCGTCGGGACTGGCCGAGTACCGCGAGTCGAAGCACGTGTACCAGAACCTCGCCCCGCGCCCCGTGCGCTGGTTCGCGGGATGAAGGAGGAGAGCATGACCACCCCCACGCACAGCACCACCCCCACGGAGCAGGAGTACGACTACGTCGTCGTCGGCGGCGGCACCGCCGGCTCCGTGATCGCCTCCCGCCTCACCGAGGACCCGGCCGTCACCGTCGCCGTCATCGAGGGCGGTCCCAGCGACGTCGACCGCCCCGAAGTCCTCACCCTGCGCCGCTGGATGGGCCTGCTCGGCGGCGAGCTCGACTACGACTACCCCACCACCGAGCAGCCCCGCGGCAACTCGCACATCCGCCACAGCCGCGCCCGCGTCCTCGGCGGCTGCTCCTCGCACAACACTCTGATCGCCTTCAAGCCGCTCCCGTCCGACTGGGACGAGTGGGCGGAGTCCGGAGCCGAGGGCTGGCACGCGGCCGCCATGGACCCGTACTTCGACAGGCTCCTCAACAACATCGTCCCGGTCGACGAGAAGGACCGCAACGCCATCGCGCGCGACTTCGTCGACTCCGCGCAGAGCGCCCTGGGCGTCCCGCGCGTCGAGGGCTTCAACCGCAAGCCCTTCCACGAGGGCGCCGGCTTCTTCGACCTCGCGTACCACCCCGAGGGCAACAAGCGCTCCTCCGCGTCGGTGGCCTACCTCCACCCCGTCATGGACGAGCGCCCCAACCTGACGATCCTCCTGGAGACCTGGGCCCACCGCCTGGAACTCGACGGCACCCGGGCGCGCGGGGTCCGCGTACGTGCCTCGGACGGTACGGAGTCGCTGGTCACCGCACGCCGCGAGGTACTGGTGTGCGCCGGCGCAGTGGACACCCCCCGGCTGCTGCTGCACTCGGGCATCGGCCCGCGCGCGGACCTGGAAGCCCTTGGCATCCCCCCGGTGCACGACCTGCCCGGCGTGGGGGAGAACCTGCTCGACCACCCCGAGTCGGTGATCGTCTGGGA harbors:
- a CDS encoding aldehyde dehydrogenase family protein, whose protein sequence is MSEQTTIHIAGTWRSAVSGATREVLDPADATVLAVVAEGGTADTDAAVSAARAAFDGGEWPQTPVLERAALLRRTADLLHRDRESLGLLESRDAGKTLEEGRVDVDCVADAFRYFADLVAGESAGRVIDAGTPDVHSVVVHEPVGVCALITPWNYPLLQASWKIAPALAAGNTFVLKPSEITPLSTVALIGLLVEAGLPAGVANLVTGPGDPVGARLAAHPDVDLVSFTGGLTSGTKVMRAAADSVKKVALELGGKNPNVVFADACATEEGFDTAVDQALNAAFMHSGQVCSAGSRLIVEESVAERFVAELARRADRIRLGRGTDPGVECGPLVSAAQRERTEEYVASALAEGAVLRSGGERPDGPGYFYRPTVLDRCHRGMRVVREEVFGPVLTVETFRTEAEAVALANDTEYGLAGAVWTSDPGRGRRVAGRLRHGTVWINDFHPYLPQAEWGGFGKSGIGRELGPSGLAEYRESKHVYQNLAPRPVRWFAG
- a CDS encoding GMC family oxidoreductase, coding for MTTPTHSTTPTEQEYDYVVVGGGTAGSVIASRLTEDPAVTVAVIEGGPSDVDRPEVLTLRRWMGLLGGELDYDYPTTEQPRGNSHIRHSRARVLGGCSSHNTLIAFKPLPSDWDEWAESGAEGWHAAAMDPYFDRLLNNIVPVDEKDRNAIARDFVDSAQSALGVPRVEGFNRKPFHEGAGFFDLAYHPEGNKRSSASVAYLHPVMDERPNLTILLETWAHRLELDGTRARGVRVRASDGTESLVTARREVLVCAGAVDTPRLLLHSGIGPRADLEALGIPPVHDLPGVGENLLDHPESVIVWETDGPIPENSAMDSDAGLFVRRDPESAGPDLMFHFYQVPFTDNPERIGYERPAHGVSMTPNIPKPRSRGRLYLTSADPEVKPALDFRYFTDEDDYDGRTLVDGIKLAREIAATQPLAGWLKREVCPGPEITGDEELSAYARSVAHTVYHPAGTCRMGAADDPGAVVDPDLKIRGLEGIRIADASVFPTMPAVNPMIGVLMVGEKAAELLAREGGTR